The window GCTTATTAGAACATTTTAGAGCTTTTAGTTTTTATGAAAAAACTCTTATTTAATAAAAAAACTCGGTTTGGTTAGAGGAGCTGAAGCTTTTAGACATGGAAAAAAAACCTAAAAGTTAAAAGCTACTTGAACTATCATTTAGTTTTTAACTTGTAGCtttttatcattttactactattTATTTAATAGACTCAACTGCTGCTGTCAAACACTAAAATACGAAGTATATTTTAAAAGATATCAACTACCGACTACAACCTAAAAGCTACCCGCTAGTTTTGCCTACTTTACATAAAACTAAACGCCTATCCATAATCCCAACCGGAACGTATTGTAAACCCGAATAACCAGTGGGTATCAAACTACTCCCTACTTTACACAAAAGTAGTACAAAACTAAACGCCAATCCATAGTCCAACCTGACTCTATTGTATCAACCCTAATAAACTCTATTCTTCTTCTTCAAACTTCAAAGGTACATAAGTGTACCTTCTTCTCAAACCCTAATTTTCCACTAACCGTGCATTAGTTCGCCAATTCTACACCTGTTTACTCTACGACATAGAAAACGGTACATTGCGGTTTCACTCTTTTCCATAATATGTATTTTCTAAATGCTTAGGGTTCGTGTACTAATTGATTGATGTAATCGTTATTTTATCTGtaataggatgatgatgatgattattattattattattattaagcttcAAGCTGTATGGCTAAGCCATCTGCGATAGTTATATTAGTCAATTAGTACACACACTGCGGTTTCACTCTTTTCCGTAATTTGTATTTTGAAAATGCTTAGGGTTTTTTATCGTGTACTAACTGAATAATGTAATTGTTATTTTATCTGTACtaggatgattattattattattaagcttcAAGCTCTATGGCTAAGCCATCTGCGATAGTCGTATTGCTTGTATTATTTTGAAGTTTTCTTTTTTAAACGTTTTAGTCATTTTATTACTCTGTTACCTTGTTAATTAGTTCCTTATCAGTAAACGTGATATATGATATAGGTACTTGCAATCTTGGTGGTAAAACATATTACTCGTTTTGGCCATTAATTCACTCGTATGATGCATGCAAAAACAGACCACAGTTAACTAAAAATACTTATTTTTGttattcaagaaattgatttgTATTTCTACATTGTGAACTAACTGCAGGTTATTATTTGTCAGATTAAAGAAAATGGACTTTGATCATAAAAATGTTAGAGCAGCCCTGGATGAAGATAGATTGAGCGGCTTGCCTCTTGAGCTAATTCATCAAATCCTATTTCACTTTGACACTAAATTTGTTGTTCAAACGTGTTTGTTGTTGTCTCCTAAATGGAAGCTTATGTGGACATCGATGCCCTGTCTCAAGTTTTCAAGAGGAGAATTCAAAACTTTACCCAAGTATGCAGAATTCGTGAAACATGTTATGTCTCATCGCAACCATAAAGTAGATTTCACTGGAGCAACTGTCCAAGAACAAACTGTTGATAGTAGTCCCGAGGCACACCATGAATTTCCTCCTTGCCTCTTTAGCTCACAGACACTTGAGCATCTCACCTTTACAACCTTCACTTTTGAGTGTTGCCTTACACCGAAAGCACCATGGGATTTTCCAGCTTTAACGACTTTGTATCTGGATGATATTTCATTGTGTGATGATGAACGTGAATCCCTTGATCTTTTTTCCAAGTGTGTCAACTTACAGAAACTCACTCTAGAAAGAATTACGGTCAAGGCTAAGGTTTTTGACATTATTACCCCCCGACTTTCTGATCTCAGACTTAGACTTATTAATGACATAGACTCAAATGATATCAAAGTGATTGCACCTCAACTTGAGAATCTCACTATAATTGATTGCTCAATTAAGGAGTTGAATATTCCATCAGGATTTTCCTCATTCTACTACAAAGGTTACGATCCTCCACAGTGGTTTAAAGGGTGTTTTCATTCTGTGAACAAAGTAACTGTCAATTTGTCTATATATTGTCCAAAACAGCCATATTTGCAGGAAGATGCTCGTGGCATTGTTAACATGCTTCAAGAGCTGCGCAGTGCTAAATTTCTTACGCTTAGCTTAGACATTGTTGAGGTACGGTGTTCTAGTATCAGCTCTAATGACATGTTAATTGTCTGATTATTCTTACATAACTGTTTGACATTCTTTTCTTAACATATTTAATTAAAGTTGGTAATTACGATTAAACGGACTGAAGTAGATCTTTTGACACCCATTATTTATTCATATATAATGGGTGGTTTTGATTAGCCGTCATGTTCAAGGACTCAAGGTCTTATTGAAATTATCAGATGGCCTGAATATCCTTTTTAATGTCGAAAAGTCTTTGATAGGTGAATGGGTATACAACTTGTTTATTAAGctgtataaattatatttatatgctTAAACAATCCTTACATGTGCAGTGCATTTCTTCATTCCCGGATTTACTATCTGGTCAGCCTTCACCATTTAGCAACTTGATTAGCTTGAAAGTAGATTGTGGGACAAAGGATACATGCAAGGTTATTTTATCTGCTGAAGCTAGAAAGTTCTTTCTTGAGAAATCCCCAACTGCCACATTCATCGTGAAGGTACTTTCATCAGTTTGGTGTTTTATTTATACTTTACACGTGTCGATTATGTTACTGTTTTGTGATTTATAATTCTGGGGTTCAGTTTTCTTGACAACTGCATGAAACTGATTGGATAATAGAGTGTTCTGATGGACCTTTTGTCTCAATAACAAGAGTAAAACAAGGGATACCTTGTCTTAAGTCACTTAACTTTACGTAAATGCAGCCCGTGCATAATCTTGTTGTACTATAGAAGGGATTCTTAACAATTCAAGATGAATGTTTGATTCTGCAATGTGAATGTAGTTGTGGGATTATGAATCGATATCTCAGTTCTATCTTGGATAGTAAATTAATCCTTTTTTCGCTTGCTTCACTTATTTTACATCCTTTAAAGTTTAAACTGAACCCCAAAAACTTATCATTGTGGTGGCAAATGATGTAGACTAGAGAAATTTTTATTAGCAAGAATAATACTTAGCTAAATAATAACTCTATTTCTGAAAATTAAATAAAACTCTACTTCTGAAAACTAAAAGATCTCTCGTGGCCTCATTACCCTTTTGCTATTGACATCACAGTGTTTGCTCTTGACATATTTTTGGTTCAAAACGCGTTGACCAATTTTTTGGGCCGAATTTGATCAATCACAACCGACATCTCACGAAAACGGTTAATCGCGGCTTAAGCATCAATTGCTGTAAATTTGGTTGCATGCAGGAACAACCTACAGAAGCAATGAAAGAGAAAGAGGTGAAGGAGCAGATAAAGGCAGACATTGAAGATCTTATCAAGGGCCTAGAAGCTTCACTAGAGCAGGACAATATAATTACTGAGAAAAAAGTAGTTATCGTGAACCTTTTCAATGATATACAAATATGGACCAAGGAAAAAAAGACGCAAATTGAATCGGAGAGGAGTCAAATAGAGGAGATAGTGGCTAGATTGAGTGATATTGTGGATATGTTGATGCAATTAGCTAACGATCTCATATTCTTGCGTTCAAAGGCGATGCAGATCAGATGTTTATTGTGTAGCTTGCCTAAACGACACGGGGGACAGATGGTAGCACACTACTCTAGCCAGCTTGATCAAGTAGTAGCACAAACAAATGCACTAAGAGCCCGTCAGGCCTCACGTAACGATTTTTTAAATAAAATTGTTGATGCGTTTGATAATTACAAGGTTTTAATATCTGAAGTTGTTTCCAGCACCAAACATCTTCCGACATCTCAAGCATCATCCTCTTCAACAATTGTAAGTGTCTTTTTGTTAATTCCATATTTGACTATGTCTGTCCTTAGTTTTTACATGTTATATGAGTTGGTTTACCTACAGACTTCCCTTTTTGTTCTTTTGATATATTTTTAGAAGTCATTATTGAGTTAAAATCACTTAAGAAAACATTTGTATTAGTATTAGCATTACATTCTATTCTATGTTTGAAATAAAACTTAACGAAATTTGACCCATTCAAAACCAAATTGGACCTCAATTTGCATATCtagtaattttaattcaaaatttggCTTCTCAACATGTTTAATTAATGTCTGCAGGTTCCTACACCCTCCACCTTAAGTATCAACCAAATGCCATGAGATGTCGATCACCTGCCCAGGTAATTATTCTTGTATACAACGACTTGCCTGCTTATTCATTAATCTAACTATCAACCATTTGTGCTGTTTTAGAATGTATCTCAATTATATAACTGTTTCATTCTTTATCTTCAAATTAGCATTTTCTAAATTCAGTTGATGTACATAGAAGTTTCAAAGTATCAACAATAATTTTAGGGAATATCACGAACTTAAATGTGACGATCTCCAAATTTTTAAGATTGACCACTAATAACACAACTTTTAAGTGGTAACAAAAAAATTGTGTACTTACAGTCATGGTGTATTTGATTTTGTTGCTCGTGTGACGAAACTCTGCAAACTTGCTGCTTTTGGTTTTGTTCAATTTATCTGAATAATTGATTTCGTAAGCTTTTATAGTTATTTCTATTGTTGTAACCCAGTCATATGCAGATCATGTCAACTTGAAGATGGTAGCTGCTAAAGACAGGGTCAACTTGAAGACGTTTGACATCATTGGATTAATCAATTTTAAATTTCTTCATTAAAATGCTGGGTTATCATCTATAGACCTTGACTTTATACTGTGTTCGTGGATCTAACTTTTCATGTCTAGTAACTTTTTATATGCCTTTTTCTAATGTTTCACGAGATATCATTAGCAACTTTATGATGTCCATGGTATTCCATAACTTAACTATCTAGATGAAATTAGTGTTGTAAATCTCGGCCGAGTTTTCTGGGATTTCTCGATTGAGATCATCAGCCGAGTTCTCAATGCCCAACTCGATCAATTACTCATTCAACGACCGAGTTTCTCGGGGCAGTTCTTTGTCAATTCGGCCAAATCTGGGAGTTCTCAGTCAACTCGAAAACTTAGTCAAAAACTCGGTTCAAAACTGGGGAACTTGGGACAAAAACTCGGCAAATTGTTCAAATTCTGTTAGAATTTATATTCGAACacatatattcatattaataaactaaaaagtcaacgtaagtcaacattAAGGTCTCCCTAAATTGTCGAGAACTCTCCATAAATTTCCGAGTTCTTCACTTAGATGAAATCAGAGGTATCTCAATATATTCATGCTACAAATCTTAGATTACACGTACCTATCTAAAAGTTgattttattttactatttatcAGAACTATAATATTGTATTCGATAATTCATaaaggttttttttttctttttttttctttctaaaagcTCAGTGTTAAATTTAGAATCGAAATTAGCAAGAAGTAAAAAAGTACAACGAAGTTATGAAAAAAGTATGATCCTACGACACCTATTCTCAAGGTTGGAGAACTTGGATCTCCGGGAGATTTCGTTTTGACATTTTctaggagatctcggcatctcggaaaaatctcggggagatctcggatgtTGACTTGTGTTgattttttagtttttttaatataaatatatatgtatatttatatacatttgtaCAAGTTTTTACAAGaaagagaaatgagcgagaaattcCGAGAAATTAcgaaaaatccgagaaatcgtagcATTGACCGAGATTTTACCCGTTAACCGAGAAATCTCAACAAGATGGGAAAATATTCTCGGCTGACTTTTCAATCCGAGATCTCGCCCAGAAATTCTGAGATTTACAACATTGCCTATTCTACAACACATCATATTAATACAACGAAGCCACTGCTGTTGTTTTCTTCCTATCGACTTCTCGTAGTGGCTTGCTTCCCTGGTCTCCTTCCTAGATTTCGTTGAAGCACCACTAGGTCTATATGAATTATTGTTTTGGTCTCAGTATCTTCGACACTTAGTCGTTCATGTGCTCCCTTGCTCGGTGGGTCTACGTTCCTTCTCTAGAGATTACATATATCTCTTGATTTGTTTTTTTCCTTTAAATTTTAAACTCTTGAGGTCTCGGACAGAGTTGGTGTCTTGTAGCATTGTTTACATTTAAAGAGTATTTTTGAGGTTTAGGTCTCGATTGTTTCATTGTCTTTTGTGCCTAATTTGTGTGTATGTGTTTGGTAAGATTGAAATTCTTTTTAGTTTTGAGATGTTATCTGTTTCCTTCAAATAATCACATGTTCACTTCAAGCAACTTGACGACTTATTTGTTTAATCCCTCGAGTTGTGATGAATGAAGACGCTAGTTTTGTCGTTTCAATCAATTGTTTGTTGTAATGTCTCCCAGATAGTTTATTAGAGCGTTCGATGTTATCAATAAGATGCGttttttaaatataaattatgTTTTACACCAGAATAATAGGGAAATAATAGTAATGGAGTACTAGTAACGAAAGTAGTGGTAGATAATAAAGTAGCGGTAATAAGAAATGAACAGTATTGGTATATGAAAGTGAGTAGGTCTAAATAGGATGTCCAAACTTATAACAAAATCTTTACATTTGAAGCATGAATTAATTTTGCGAAACCTCTAGTCATTTATTTTACATTCTCCTTTATAGTCCTACTTTGAATTTCAATTTTGATTTATTTGATTTGATGAAGAAAAGAAAGAAGGAAAATTGAAATATTTCttaatcaatttttatttttatgtttaaaaaaaaGAGAGGAAATGAATGAACATtccatatttctttttttttttttttttttttttttttttcttttcactttTCTTTCCTCCTGTTACTACTTTCATCTCTCACTCTGGTCTAGGCCTGTGCATGGTACGGTTCAGTCCCAAACCAGTTCCATTCCGAGTCCCAAATTATTGAAGGAAGTCACCGAGAACCGTACCGAATAATTTCGGTTCGATTCGGTTCGGTTCCATAATTTTCGGTTCGGTACCGTGAAAAGAGCCGTCCCGCTTATTTTTAAGGTAAATATGTTTGACCAACTTCAACTCCTTTGTTATTTTGGTGTAAACGATACTTGTATTAGATCAATATAATGTTAATTACTCCGTAATTTTCTTGGTACTACATCACCAATAAATACATCACAAAAACAATTTGTAGGAGCAGATCACTATCTACAAATAAATGCAACAAACGAAACGTAGAGCTGAACCTATTTCTATATACATAATACATGTAGAGTATTTACgattataaataaaaatacgaaTAAAGTGTCTTTCATGTCACAGTTAACAAGTAACAATATAACATTGTTTAGTTTTCTAGTAATGTGAAAAAAGATCTTGTggcactagaagaagtatatgttACAGGAAATGGCAGGATCATATGCTTGTGGCACTAGAAGAAGATTAGTAATTACGGaagttatatttaataatataaggaaattatattattatataattacatAAAGGAAGAAATTTGGTATGTACAGGATTAAAGGACCAACGTAACTAGGTAACTCACCATTAGATCTCGGTTCGGTTCTTTTCCCGAAATTTCGGGTATGGTCCATCCTGAACCGAAAATCGAAAAAGGGTTAAATATAGGACCGTGGACCGTACCGAAACTTCTCGGTCCGGTTCAGTTCCGGTCCGGATTGGTCTGGTCTTTGGTTTTTTCAGTTTTTTCCCGTACCATGCACACCCATACTCTGGTCTGTGTAGCTACATAACTGAATCCAATCCAAAGTCCCAGCCCTACCCGTATTGTGTCAGTCTTGTTATCAACCAGAATAACGGATGACAGGATAAATATAAAAGCAAAAATAATATGTATGCAGTTACCATTTTTGTTTGGGAGATGATCCTCACATACCATTTTTTAATCCATgtacacttttgtctcataaatTAACAGTTATATCCTTAGAGAGTTGAAATTATATTAtgagtgtgtttggatgaaactagctggagctggagcttatagttGAAGCTGGAGCTTATGGGCTAGAGCTGGAGCGGGAGCttatggtagctggagcttattattttttataagtgatcatgcatattttaaccgtggggtttaatatgcctgctcaatacgtaaagaggggtttaaggatcttagaacgtggctctccggtccggctaccgtgaataaccttggccgacatgatgatgttggcggggtggccaagtgattaagtccacctccgataacggtcgtcgatcaagaggccccaaataaggtggtaggtactagcttacaaaagactaacctgttaaccttgaaaagatgctgaatgatgctgttttacgtaatgtgtatcgtatgtgatggttacgtaatgtgctgtgtccgGTAAATGATAATTAGggattgtatttataggcaaaccctaattccagAACCGTCACAGATCACGTTAATcttatccataactgactccctcaaatcacggatataattatggaaaagatatttacttgacagctaagcaaccgccgtaccgggaacaaaggcattcgcacgccgcataccgcacacaagaacacgcatacgcacaatagtgattgtccgcatacatttgcggtgcgcctgcgggttgcggtatcattatgtccccccagtttgatgttatatggcgcgaggcgtatgatatcaaactattaagcgaaa of the Rutidosis leptorrhynchoides isolate AG116_Rl617_1_P2 chromosome 5, CSIRO_AGI_Rlap_v1, whole genome shotgun sequence genome contains:
- the LOC139849978 gene encoding putative F-box/FBD/LRR-repeat protein At1g78760 yields the protein MDFDHKNVRAALDEDRLSGLPLELIHQILFHFDTKFVVQTCLLLSPKWKLMWTSMPCLKFSRGEFKTLPKYAEFVKHVMSHRNHKVDFTGATVQEQTVDSSPEAHHEFPPCLFSSQTLEHLTFTTFTFECCLTPKAPWDFPALTTLYLDDISLCDDERESLDLFSKCVNLQKLTLERITVKAKVFDIITPRLSDLRLRLINDIDSNDIKVIAPQLENLTIIDCSIKELNIPSGFSSFYYKGYDPPQWFKGCFHSVNKVTVNLSIYCPKQPYLQEDARGIVNMLQELRSAKFLTLSLDIVECISSFPDLLSGQPSPFSNLISLKVDCGTKDTCKVILSAEARKFFLEKSPTATFIVKEQPTEAMKEKEVKEQIKADIEDLIKGLEASLEQDNIITEKKVVIVNLFNDIQIWTKEKKTQIESERSQIEEIVARLSDIVDMLMQLANDLIFLRSKAMQIRCLLCSLPKRHGGQMVAHYSSQLDQVVAQTNALRARQASRNDFLNKIVDAFDNYKVLISEVVSSTKHLPTSQASSSSTIVPTPSTLSINQMP